The genome window ATCCCAGCTTACTTTTACATCCTGCCCCTCGCGCTTCATATATACGCCGTTAACGCGTTCGGCTGAGTGAACCTGTTTGAACGTTTCAAGACGGCCGTGGTCACACATCCAGTAGCTGTTTACCGCGTCATTCTGGCGCGGGGTTAAACGCAGGATTTCATTATTCCTAACCCACATCTCGGTATTGCAACCTCTTGCGCAGCCGGAGCAGATGGTCTTGGTTGCTGACATATCCCACACGCGCGCCTTAAAGCGGAAGTCACGGTTTGTGAGAGCGCCAACCGGGCAAATATCTGTCACGTTAAGTGAATAAGCATTGTCAAACTCTTTGCCGGGGAAGGTAACGATGGTAACACGGTCACCGCGCTGAACAAAGGTAAGCTCGCCGGTTTTGGTAATTTCATCAGCAAAACGGATGCAGCGGCTGCATGATATACAGCGCTCGCCGTCAAACATCACATTCGGTCCAAGCGGTACGCGCTTATCCTTATGCTGTTTTTCTTCAGTGAATCTGCTCTCACCTACACTATGCTGGTAAGCGTAGTCCTGCAGTTTGCACTCTCCGGCTTCGTCACAGATGGGGCAGTCAAGCGGATGATTAATAAGCAAAAACTCCATAACCGCGTTACGGGCTGAAAGAGTTTTCTCTGACTGGGAGTGTACAACCATTCCTTCTGAGGCGATAGTGGAGCAGGCGATTGCCAGCTTTGGCATCTTTTCGATTTCAACCAAACAGACACGGCAGTTACCGGAAACCGAAAGAGATGGATGCCAGCAGAAGTGCGGTATATCCACTCCCACTTTCTTTGCCGCTTCGATGATGGTTTCACCGGGCTGAAATTCTACTTCATTTCCATCTAATGTAAATTTTGGCATAGAGACCTTTAGTTCTTTTTTGCTAAGCTGCCAGTATTTTAACTTTGGCAGGTGTAATAGTTAAACTGAATAATTTTTCCGGGTTGAGTATCTCCCGTGCAACTTCGAGCAGTTCCGCTTCAGTAATTGAAGCGATCCGCTCCAGGGTTTCATCAATGGGAATTACCCTGTTAAAATAAAGCATGGAAGTGGCCTGACCAATCTGACGGTTGGTGATATTTTCCAGACCGAGCAGAATGGTTCCCTTCATATACTCTTTAATCCGCTTCAGCTCTTTTGCGGGAAGCGGTTCATTTACAATTTTTTCGAATTCTTTATAAATTTTTTCTTTTGCTCTTTCAAGATTCTTAGCTCCGGTCGAAAAGAATACCCCGAAGCAGGATGTATCATAATAGGTATTCATAAATGTGCTGATCTGATAGGCGATGCCCATCTTTTCGCGCACTGCCTGAAAAAGCCGCGAACTGGTGCCGTCACCAAGCAGATAGGAAAGCAGATTAAGCACTATCCTTTTTTCACTGTCAAACCCGTAGGATGGAGCCCCGAGTATGCAGTATATCTGGTTCGTATTTTTTTCAATATTTTCGACCTTTGCCGGTATAGGGCTGAAAAGCTCCAATTTTTTTCTGGCCTGTGAACCGCTGCGGTTAAGGTATTTTAATGCCAGTTCGCAAATCTGCTGATGATGCACATTGCCTGAGACCGAAATGAGCAGTTCTGACTCCAGAAAATTCTTCTGATAATAAGCCCGGACTGTTTCTGCGTTAAAAGCGCTCACCGTGGCTTCGCTCCCCAGAATAGGGTGTGCAAGAGAGTGCCTGCCGTAAATCAGCTCTTCAAATTTGTCAAAGATCAGTTCTTCAGGATTATCCTCCAGATCCCGGATTTCATCCAGTACCACTCCGGCTTCCTTTCGGATGTCAGATTCCTTAAACCGGGGGAACTGTACCATATCAGCCATCACCTGAAAAGTGCGGCTAAGGTTTTCAGTTAGTCCCCTGCCATAAACGGAGATATTTTCCTTGGTTGTGAAAGCGTTCAGGTAACCGCCGGATGACTCCACAATGTCCGAGATTTTTTTTGAGGTATAATGATCAGTACCCTTAAACAGCATGTGCTCAATAAAGTGCGAAATGCCGTTCATTTCGGGGGTCTCGTCCCGGGTACCGGTTGCAAACCAGAAACCGAGCGAAAAAGAGCGGACATAAGGGATATTTTCGGTTATCACCGTAATATTCCCCGGAAGTTTAGTGGTTTGAACCTGTGTCAAAAATCTCGGGTGTAACTGATAGAATTTTTCAGTTTGAAATATATTGATTTCAGGGCAGTCTGACAAACCAGAGAGGGGGGATTTTCGGGGGAAATTGAGGGGAAATGACCGAAAAATGCCGCTTGTCTGAATTGTTGCCAGCAGGGTTTTCAACAATGTAGGTCAGCTTCTTTACACGAGGCCGGGGGGAAAGGAGTTTAATCTCTTGAGTAACTTAGCGTTGAACTTTGGAAACTTTGCGTTTAACTGATACTTTGCGCCTTGGCGTCTTTGCGTGATCATGGGAGTCAAAGGTCTAAAATTTTGCGTTCCTTAGCGTTTAACTGCGTTTTCCGCCGCGGCGGATTGCGTTAAAAAAGGGAAACAAAAAAGCCCCGGCAACGAACCAGGGCTTTCTTTAATTAAAAATTAAGAATGAAGAATTAATAATGCAAATAAGAATAATTATTCATTATTCATTTTTAATTCTTCATTATTTAAGCATTGTCATCTTCCTCGTAATACTCTGCTCCTTACCTTCGCCCTATTGCGATGTATGCCTTTCTGTTGTTATAGCCAACTGCCACTATTGTGTTTTTATAGATTTTGCACTTGTAAAAACTGCCATTTTGAAATCCCATTTCATCAATGAAGTTTTTCCATTTTAAACCATTAAAGTGAACTATTTCGGTAAATGATCCGCTCACTACTACATCATTAAAGTCTTGAGCATCTACAGATTCGCTGTAATATCTTGCAATTGAGCCAGTTGGAAACTTTATCCAAGACTCTTTTTGATTAAAAATATCCGATTTAGTGAATATTCCATCACCAACCACATAATATTTTAATCCATTTATACTCGCAATATCATCCGCTCCGGATCTTAAACCACCAATACTAAGTTCGGCTACCTTATCCTGTTCACTTACATGATAAATTTTCGGGCTAACCGTCTGATAAGCTAATGAAGCAATCCCGAAGATATCTGTACGCTTATGTCGTAAATTGTTGACAATTGTCATATCCTGAATCCTCAGATCGGTATCTCTGGTAAAATCTTTCCAGACTTTACCTTCCCTTTTCAGTAATGTACCTCTGCTTCCATAAACATATAAACTGCTATCGTTTTTTAACGAAATCCCAAATATTTCTCCAACTAATATTCCAGCAACACTACAATCAATTTGAACGTCATTCCCATTATAAACTCCTAAAAAATTTCCATTGGTAAAGTATATTTTCTGCCCTGATCTGGTAGCGCCAGCGTTTAGGTAAGCAGATTGAGCCGGTTCACAATCTGAAAAAGTGTTAAATCTTTTCTGTTCCCATTCTTGTCCATTCCAGTGAACAGCGTTAAAGAGATTGTACGAATAAACTGAAGAGTCCTCAAATTTAATTTCTCCAAAAGCCCAAATATTATTCTCGTCAATTATCTCCACATCATATAAAGTGCTGGTACCTACCTCCCCGAAAGACCAGGTTTGCCAGGTAAAGTTCTGGCTGGTTTCTTTTAGTGTTGTTATCTGAGCTTGGTTGGAACCTTTGACAGCTTCATCTTTTTCGTTGAGAATAAATGTCTGAAAGGATAATGACTGTTCTGGTTGGAAGCCACTTAGCAAAAGAAGAGTGTCGTTTTTTGCCTTTATGATTGTTTTAATTTTAACACCATTTTGCCGAATTTCAACATTTGCCGGCTGGATAAGATTGCTGAACTTAAGTTCAAGCCACACTTCGGTGCAGGAGGCATCTAATGCTTCAATAGTAATTTCCGTCTGCCCATACGGGCTGGCTGGCTCTGAGCAGGAGTATGCGGTGAGGGCAAAAAGCGAGAGTGCTGCCCAGAAGAGTAGTTGATTTAGTATCCTATTTCGTGCCATAGGTCCGCCCTAATAAATTGAGTAAAAAAAATTTCAGGTGCACGAACAAAAGTTTTAGCCCGTGGTGTTTAGAATTGACACGGACATAAAAATTCAATCAAGTCAAACTTATGAAAAACTGAGGGAAATCAGTAATAGAAAGTATATTCCCTTAAGCACCAAACACTTTTCATCCCAAATGAATTCTCACCTGAGGAGTAATCAATAAATCAATCGCTGACTTACAGAAACATAATAATTTTTGTCAAAAAAAAACACAGTATTTAGGATAATTTTTAGCGCCCTATCTTTTTTTGAGCGAAAGCAGAATATCAGGAACTGATTCAAAAACCTTGTTTTTAGAGCAAAATCAAATGTTTTTGCTCAATTCTGCGTAAAACAGTAAAAGGACATCAGAGTTAAACAAAAAGCCCTGGCTGCAAACCAGGGCTTTTTTTTAGTTAAAAGTTCAGAGTGAAAAGTGAAAATTCACAATTCACCATTCACAATTCACAATTATTTAAGATAAACAATTTTCTTCGTTTCACTCAGCATCACACCTTCAGAAGACACTGCTTTAACACGAAGATAATATATACCCGCGGCAAAAGCGGAGGCATCCCACTGCATCTCATGTCCACCCGGCGGCAGTTCGCCCATTCTTACGACAGAAGCTTCCCGCCCAAGAAGGTCAGTTATCATAACTGTTACCTCAGCCATGACTGGAATTGCAAATCGTACCGTGGTGGATGGGTTAAACGGGTTCGGATAATTCTGTACCATTATATATTGTTTATCATCAGATTCAAGCAGTACAGATACTTCACCGCTCAGGGAGGATGTTCCGTCATAGTCAATTTGCTTCAGGCGGTAATAAACCGCACCGGCAAAATTTCCAAGATCATCATTAAAGCTGTAGCTTTGCGCCTCAGCCGTGCTCCCCGCACCGCTTTGGAACCCAACAGCCAGCCAGCCGGTATTGTGGTAACCGCTCTGCCTTCTCTGGATTTCAAACCCCCGGTTATTTGTTTCCGAAGCAGTGCTCCATGTAAGCGTAATTGCTGAACCATGAGCCGCTGCGGTAAATGAGACCAGTTCAACCGGAACGGGGGCAGAACTGCTCACCGTGTTGCTGTAGCCGGATGTTCCTGACGCGTTAATGCCCCGCACACGGTAGTAATAGCGCGATGTATCGGCAATAGTGCCGTCCGTATATACGGTTACATTGGCATCGGTTGTATCAACCGGCACAAATTCACTTCCCGCGGTTTTTCTTTCGATAACATATCCTGTCTCGTTGCCTGCGTTATCCCTCCAGGAGAGTCCTATCTGACCAAAGCTGCTTCCGGTTACCACAAGGCGGGTTGGCGCAATTACGGGGGCAGTTGGAGTAAATTTCCAGATTTTACCGCCGCTCAGATCACATATATACAGCTCTCCGTAACGGTCAACGCCAAATGAAGAGAGACTTCTTCCTGAGCTGAGAATGACATTCTGGTTAACCGCAGGTCCGGAGCCATCATAGGTAATTGCCCAGATATGTTTTGTGCCATAGTCACCGTATATATATTTGCCGTAAAGACCGGGCTGGTTCGGTCCGCGATAAACATATCCGCCGGTTACAGAATATCCCTGAGTGCGCGGGTACTCCCATATCGGTAGTATTTTTCCTGAAGTATCACATCCGGTTGAGGGTGAGTAGCAGAGAGTGCCCTCCATAGTTTTCCAGCCGTAGTTACCGCCATTTACGATAATGTCAATCTCCTCCCGCGCTGACTGCCCCACATCAGCGCACCAGAGCCATCCGGTTACCGGATCAAATGCCATACGCCATGGGTTGCGCATTCCATACGCATATATCTCTTTGGTCTTGCCGGTGTTGTCATTTGCAAAAGGATTGGTCGGAGGAATAGCATAATTGAGTGATCCGTTCGTATTGTCAACATCAATTCTTAAAATTTTGCCAAGCATGGTTGAGAGGTTTTGCGCGTACCCCTGAGGGTCGCCTCCAGAACCGCCGTCACCGGTTGCTATATATAAATAACCGTCAGGACCAAAAGCAAGCTGCCCGCCGTTGTGATTTGAATAGGGCTGATTGAAGGTAAGCAGCTGAAGTTCGCTGCTTTTATCGGCTGAATCAGGATTGGATGCGCTGACCTTAAACCGTGAGACCACCGTCCTTCTCTGCGGAGTGTTGGTGGTATAGTTCACATAGAAATAACCGTTCTGCATATAGTCTGGATGAAACGCAAGCCCGAGCAGCCCCATCTCACCTCCGGAGGTTACCCGGTCAGTGATATTAAGAAATTGTTTTGCAGATGGCGCAGTTTTTTCGTTCGGGAATACATAGATGATCCCTGATTGCGCAACAACGAAAATCCGGTCACTCTCATCATCCGGTATGCTTTGCAGGTCAACCGGTGAGGTAATCGTGATATTAGGGAATGCCTGCTCAAGTGCGTATTGAGGCAGGAGCAATGAGGTAAACAGCATAAAGCTGAAAACCAGAAGCGTCTTCTTCATGTAAGAGAGCCCTCTCTTTTATGGGTTACGGTTTATATTATGATTTCTTTTTCTTCTCAGAACTCTTTTTCCCCTTCTTTTCCGAAGAGGATTTTTTCTCTTTTTTCTTTTCCTTCTTTTTTCCGGAATCAGATTTCTTTTCTTTTTTTGCCTTTTTCTCTGATTTCTTTTTTTCCGGCTTCTCTTTTTTCTTAACATCGGCTGATTTTTCCTCAGCCAGAGATTTTTTCTCACCCGCGGCTTTTTTCACTTTTGAAGGTTTTTTCTTTTCCTCCTTTGCAACTTCCCCTGCCGGCTCAGCTCTTTTTGCTGTTGATTTTCTTGCTGCGGGTTTTTTTGCCGCAACAGGGGCAGATTGTTTAACCAGAACTTTTTCGCGGAACAGGTCAAAGTTAAAACCGCTCTCTCCGGCAGTGCCAAGTAGTGCGGATATATAGTCAATCATCTGCAGCGTGGATTCAGTGAAATCTTTCGACTTCATAAATTTAGCGGTTGTCTCCTTTGGTGAGACATCAGCCCTCAGCCATTCTATTCTGCGCAGATGTTCAATCGTAAACATCCATTTGAGCAGAAGTTCAAACCGCTCCTTGCTGAAATAGACAACCCCCTGCCAGGTATTAAAGTTCAGAAATTCCCTTATCTCCGGTCTGATCATCAGTTCCAGGAGCAGAACACGGTCCTGCATCGATGAAATATATATCTTTCCTGCCGCGGTGCCTGATTTAATCAGACGGCTGTAACGGGGGAAGATACTCTGTGCTGTTGAAAAGATCCGGAGCAGTTCAAATTCATCTTTAATCACCCGGTAATTATCCGAGAGGCGGATGAAGTTCTGCCAGAGGGGTTTAGCCAGAATAAGCAGATCATAAAGCGCTCCGGCATTGCGGCCTGACTCTTTTTCCTGGAAAACCAGCAGCAGGCGCCGCGTAATGGTATATATCAGCAGCAGGTCATAATACCCGGCACCTGACTCAAGCCGGATGGTATAGTCCTGCAGTTGAACATTCCTCATACCCAGTTTCTCTGACGGAATGATAGTAAAACGGTACTCCTTCAGGCGGTAGAGATCATCAGCCACCTGCCCGATTACCGCTTCCTGCTGAACCGGCTTATTCAGGAAGAGGGAAAGCTCACGCACAACAGGAGTAAGGAGCCGTTCAGCTTTTTCAGGCAGAGTATATGCGGTATCAGGTTCCGCGGTGAGCGAGTCCTGCAGAACGGCAATCACTTCCCTGGTGAAGAGATTATTCACGGCGGTATGCAGCGGCATCAGTTCCATTTCACGCATAGCGGTTTCAATGGAGGGAACACCGCTTCCGTTAAGCATCGCGGCAAGACGGCGGTATTTGCCGTTAACATCCCGGACTTCAGTAAAGTTCAGCAGTACTTTATACTCGTATCCGTTCAGCCGGAAGTGCATTCCTCCTGAAACAATCTCCGCCGCGGATGTTATATACTCAAGCCCGGAGCGGGATTCATAATAGATATAGTAGATATCAGGCTGGGAATTAATCTTAAGTGCTGAGGCAACCGGCAGCGATCTGAACTCCGCGGTCTCATCCTCATGTTTATCTCCAGTCACTTTTCCGGATGAATGATTGATATATCCTTTTACGGCAGCGTAAGAGTTATTGTAAACAACAACCGTTCTCTCGCTTCCCCTTCCGTTTGAAAACGCAATGACGCTTTCTTCCGGTTCATCCTCTTCATTTAGGAAATCATACAACTCAAAATTTTCAACTTCGGCAAAGAGAGCCCGTTTCTTAAGCAGAGGAAAGATTTCCCGTTCATGACGGCGCACCAGATATTCATCCGCCTGTTCATTATAGTAAGCGCGGGAGTACTCCATCCCGTATTTTTCTGTGAAACCCTCAATCTGACCGTGGGCGAACATCGGCAGTCCGGGCAGTGTTGCCATCATTACCAGCACACCGAAGTATTTATCACCTTTACCAAACTGATTAACCGCTGTTTCCTCATCAGGATTGCTCATGAAGTTTACATAGCGTTTCAGGATTTCCGGATTAAACTCAAGCGTGTTTTTTATCAGCAGGCGGTATTTGTCATTCTCCTCTTTCATGAACATATGCATGAAAGCACTGTTATAGACGCGGTGCATACCAAGCGTACGGACGAAGTATCCCTCCATCAGCCAGAATGCCTCGGCAAGCAGCAGCGTATTCGGCATCTCTGCATTCATCCGGTCAACCACTTCGCGCCAGAATTCATTCGGCATTGCCTGATTAAACATATCCGGTGACATTGCATATTCAGCACGGGAGGGAACCGCTCCCCCGCTTCCCGGCTGAGGGAACCATAAGCGTGAATAGTGCTTCTTGGCAAGAGTCATTGCCGCATCAAACCGGATAACAGGGGTCATCCGCGCTACATGCATGATATTCTGTATAAGGGCCTCACGCACCTCAGGCAGCAGCAGATTTAGCTGTGCCGTATCGTTCCATGGCATATTGGTGCCGTCATTGCCATGATATATATAGCGGGTGAGCCCGGTGGCGTTTTCAATCACCTGAAAGACTACCGCTGCATCCTGACGGGTATAATATTTATCTTCTATCCTGATTTGCATGGCAGGATTTTCTGAAAGATCAGGCCCGGTGAATGAGTACGATGGATACGGAGGGGAAACCCGCTGAATAAAATATTCAGGATGCTTAAGTACCCAGTCGGAATATATACCGGTATGATTCGGCACCATATCGCTCGCGAGTCTGATTCCGCGCGCGGCGCACCGCTGCTTAAACTGATTAAATGCTTCCTCGCCGCCTACTGCCTGGGCGATTTCATAACTGTAGAGTGAGTACGCGGAAGATGTTGCGTCGGGATTGCCGCAAAACTGCTTAATTTTTTTTGAAGCAGTTGAACGCTCCCATATTCCTATGAACCAGAGCGTATTAATGTTCCATGCAGCAAGCTGGTCAATTTCCTGATCGGGTATCTGGTCAAGCCGGTTTATTTCCCTCACATATTTCTTGCTCAGCTGATCAAGCCATACCAGGGTATTCTTTGCGATCATCACCACATTAGGCATCCAGTCCAGATCTTCGGTGAACTGCTCAGTCTCCTGCATATAGGAGAAACTTATATCATCAATCGAGAACTTTTTCTGCAGTGCAGCCCATTCTTCCGGAGTGAGCTTTCCTCCTCCGGCTTTCATCATTGCTTTCAGTTCTTCAAGATACTCCTGCAGGGCTTTGCTGTATTCCGGAACTGGCGGCGTACCCACTCCTCCATGTGAGATGAAGAGTTTCGCGTCTTCTCTGATCAGGTCAGAGCCGCTGAGCAATTTGAATACCAGCAAGTCACTCAGCACCACTCTCCACTTGAATGATATATAATTCAACTGGGCAAGAATATCCGCAGGATTCTCAAGAATCGGTTTCCTGAGCGCTTTAAGCAGAGGAAGATTTTCTATGCTTGCGGGTTTTTCACTGTCAAAAAACTGTTCTGTTTCCTTCAGGAATGTTTCATAGACCGGAATTTCTTTAAGCGGTGCATCATCAA of Ignavibacteriales bacterium contains these proteins:
- a CDS encoding (2Fe-2S)-binding protein, which encodes MPKFTLDGNEVEFQPGETIIEAAKKVGVDIPHFCWHPSLSVSGNCRVCLVEIEKMPKLAIACSTIASEGMVVHSQSEKTLSARNAVMEFLLINHPLDCPICDEAGECKLQDYAYQHSVGESRFTEEKQHKDKRVPLGPNVMFDGERCISCSRCIRFADEITKTGELTFVQRGDRVTIVTFPGKEFDNAYSLNVTDICPVGALTNRDFRFKARVWDMSATKTICSGCARGCNTEMWVRNNEILRLTPRQNDAVNSYWMCDHGRLETFKQVHSAERVNGVYMKREGQDVKVSWDEAYANAAGELKHFNKDEIAVIASASSTCEDNFMLAKFAKSVLSTKHIDYIPHVIPGSGDDLLIREDKSPNALGTELAGVQPAAGGLNRDAILEGVKKGTIKALIVVDENLAAMSPEMETALAKLDVLIAVSTHHNRTTALANIIFPSAAYAEKNGTWVNFQGRIQRIRPAVTTLEADRTLDNLAQSRLDKFGTELDRWGKSVKLDARPVWKIFAGLSTAFGNKMKYNTAEDVLIDMGKSIDAFKKLDYEKIGEQGVQLEVSVKVKA
- a CDS encoding insulinase family protein produces the protein MTQVQTTKLPGNITVITENIPYVRSFSLGFWFATGTRDETPEMNGISHFIEHMLFKGTDHYTSKKISDIVESSGGYLNAFTTKENISVYGRGLTENLSRTFQVMADMVQFPRFKESDIRKEAGVVLDEIRDLEDNPEELIFDKFEELIYGRHSLAHPILGSEATVSAFNAETVRAYYQKNFLESELLISVSGNVHHQQICELALKYLNRSGSQARKKLELFSPIPAKVENIEKNTNQIYCILGAPSYGFDSEKRIVLNLLSYLLGDGTSSRLFQAVREKMGIAYQISTFMNTYYDTSCFGVFFSTGAKNLERAKEKIYKEFEKIVNEPLPAKELKRIKEYMKGTILLGLENITNRQIGQATSMLYFNRVIPIDETLERIASITEAELLEVAREILNPEKLFSLTITPAKVKILAA
- a CDS encoding PQQ-dependent sugar dehydrogenase; amino-acid sequence: MKKTLLVFSFMLFTSLLLPQYALEQAFPNITITSPVDLQSIPDDESDRIFVVAQSGIIYVFPNEKTAPSAKQFLNITDRVTSGGEMGLLGLAFHPDYMQNGYFYVNYTTNTPQRRTVVSRFKVSASNPDSADKSSELQLLTFNQPYSNHNGGQLAFGPDGYLYIATGDGGSGGDPQGYAQNLSTMLGKILRIDVDNTNGSLNYAIPPTNPFANDNTGKTKEIYAYGMRNPWRMAFDPVTGWLWCADVGQSAREEIDIIVNGGNYGWKTMEGTLCYSPSTGCDTSGKILPIWEYPRTQGYSVTGGYVYRGPNQPGLYGKYIYGDYGTKHIWAITYDGSGPAVNQNVILSSGRSLSSFGVDRYGELYICDLSGGKIWKFTPTAPVIAPTRLVVTGSSFGQIGLSWRDNAGNETGYVIERKTAGSEFVPVDTTDANVTVYTDGTIADTSRYYYRVRGINASGTSGYSNTVSSSAPVPVELVSFTAAAHGSAITLTWSTASETNNRGFEIQRRQSGYHNTGWLAVGFQSGAGSTAEAQSYSFNDDLGNFAGAVYYRLKQIDYDGTSSLSGEVSVLLESDDKQYIMVQNYPNPFNPSTTVRFAIPVMAEVTVMITDLLGREASVVRMGELPPGGHEMQWDASAFAAGIYYLRVKAVSSEGVMLSETKKIVYLK
- a CDS encoding alpha-amylase, which codes for MFHLTTFNLHVSKDSREKFGFESTLFSVTGNLIIADFTAARELSDRINKLGKPGTFVTPGLINTAGLFHEVLHLVIRKYEENENPGVFERGVKYLEDKLQENAGLIFQKFIEHFPPLPVYLNEVTPEEYLAGSTAGKPNREIILEEILLLYLENENPGFNALSELFDDAPLKEIPVYETFLKETEQFFDSEKPASIENLPLLKALRKPILENPADILAQLNYISFKWRVVLSDLLVFKLLSGSDLIREDAKLFISHGGVGTPPVPEYSKALQEYLEELKAMMKAGGGKLTPEEWAALQKKFSIDDISFSYMQETEQFTEDLDWMPNVVMIAKNTLVWLDQLSKKYVREINRLDQIPDQEIDQLAAWNINTLWFIGIWERSTASKKIKQFCGNPDATSSAYSLYSYEIAQAVGGEEAFNQFKQRCAARGIRLASDMVPNHTGIYSDWVLKHPEYFIQRVSPPYPSYSFTGPDLSENPAMQIRIEDKYYTRQDAAVVFQVIENATGLTRYIYHGNDGTNMPWNDTAQLNLLLPEVREALIQNIMHVARMTPVIRFDAAMTLAKKHYSRLWFPQPGSGGAVPSRAEYAMSPDMFNQAMPNEFWREVVDRMNAEMPNTLLLAEAFWLMEGYFVRTLGMHRVYNSAFMHMFMKEENDKYRLLIKNTLEFNPEILKRYVNFMSNPDEETAVNQFGKGDKYFGVLVMMATLPGLPMFAHGQIEGFTEKYGMEYSRAYYNEQADEYLVRRHEREIFPLLKKRALFAEVENFELYDFLNEEDEPEESVIAFSNGRGSERTVVVYNNSYAAVKGYINHSSGKVTGDKHEDETAEFRSLPVASALKINSQPDIYYIYYESRSGLEYITSAAEIVSGGMHFRLNGYEYKVLLNFTEVRDVNGKYRRLAAMLNGSGVPSIETAMREMELMPLHTAVNNLFTREVIAVLQDSLTAEPDTAYTLPEKAERLLTPVVRELSLFLNKPVQQEAVIGQVADDLYRLKEYRFTIIPSEKLGMRNVQLQDYTIRLESGAGYYDLLLIYTITRRLLLVFQEKESGRNAGALYDLLILAKPLWQNFIRLSDNYRVIKDEFELLRIFSTAQSIFPRYSRLIKSGTAAGKIYISSMQDRVLLLELMIRPEIREFLNFNTWQGVVYFSKERFELLLKWMFTIEHLRRIEWLRADVSPKETTAKFMKSKDFTESTLQMIDYISALLGTAGESGFNFDLFREKVLVKQSAPVAAKKPAARKSTAKRAEPAGEVAKEEKKKPSKVKKAAGEKKSLAEEKSADVKKKEKPEKKKSEKKAKKEKKSDSGKKKEKKKEKKSSSEKKGKKSSEKKKKS